In ANME-2 cluster archaeon, the sequence AATTAATAAACCTGATATCATCAAAATCGATGAATACTTTGGTACCTTCAACTTTTTGTGATATCAATTTCAAAAGAGAACTTTTTCCACACCTTCTTATTCCTGATATTACGATAAT encodes:
- a CDS encoding AAA family ATPase — encoded protein: MEKNKLRQIIIDQQVLFNKKEDLIDRDLSLEYYLKGNEIIVISGIRRCGKSSLLKLISQKVEGTKVFIDFDDIRFIN